The following are encoded in a window of Sphingobium sp. AP49 genomic DNA:
- a CDS encoding flagellar basal body P-ring protein FlgI: MTRLFRFLLPLLALIAAPAAHAERVKDLGTFQGVRPNQLTGYGIVVGLAGTGDDSIEYTVQGMKGVVSRFGLTLPAGVNPALKNAAAVLVTADLPAFSKPGQRLDVTVSAMGKAKSLRGGTLIMTPLRGADNEIYAMAQGNLAVGGLGVSGADGSQVSVNIPSAGRIPEGATVERAVATGFDTAPTLTFNLAEADLTTALRVADGINKTFGDRRARAMDAVSVAIDATPGAEERILMMGMIENIEITPADAPARVIVNARTGTVVINGAVRIHPAAVAHGKLTVSVNESPRVVQPAPFSQGRTAVEQSSSISIDQEKKPMVNFKGGASLADIVKAVNAIGASPADMVAILEALKQAGAMKAELVVL, from the coding sequence ATGACACGCCTGTTCCGCTTCCTCCTGCCGCTGCTGGCGCTGATCGCGGCGCCCGCCGCCCATGCCGAGCGCGTCAAGGACCTGGGCACCTTCCAGGGCGTGCGCCCGAACCAGCTCACCGGCTATGGCATCGTCGTGGGCCTCGCCGGCACCGGCGACGACAGCATCGAATATACGGTGCAGGGCATGAAGGGCGTGGTCTCGCGCTTCGGCCTCACCCTGCCCGCCGGCGTCAATCCGGCGCTCAAAAATGCGGCTGCCGTACTCGTCACCGCCGACCTGCCGGCCTTTTCCAAGCCGGGCCAGCGGCTGGACGTCACCGTGTCGGCGATGGGCAAGGCCAAGTCGTTGCGGGGCGGTACCTTGATCATGACGCCGCTGCGCGGCGCCGATAACGAAATCTATGCGATGGCACAGGGCAATCTGGCCGTCGGCGGTCTGGGCGTGTCGGGCGCGGATGGCAGCCAGGTGTCGGTCAACATCCCGTCGGCCGGTCGCATTCCGGAAGGCGCCACGGTCGAACGTGCGGTCGCCACCGGTTTCGACACCGCGCCGACCCTGACCTTCAACCTGGCCGAAGCCGACCTGACCACCGCGCTGCGGGTTGCCGACGGCATCAACAAGACCTTCGGCGATCGCCGCGCGCGCGCGATGGACGCCGTGTCCGTCGCGATCGACGCGACGCCGGGCGCCGAGGAACGCATCCTGATGATGGGCATGATCGAGAATATCGAGATCACGCCCGCCGACGCCCCCGCCCGTGTCATCGTCAACGCCCGCACCGGCACCGTGGTCATCAATGGCGCGGTACGGATCCATCCGGCTGCGGTCGCGCACGGCAAATTGACCGTCAGCGTCAACGAAAGCCCCCGCGTGGTTCAGCCAGCACCCTTCAGCCAGGGTCGCACTGCGGTGGAGCAGTCATCCAGCATCAGCATCGACCAGGAAAAGAAACCTATGGTTAATTTTAAAGGTGGGGCGTCGCTGGCCGATATAGTGAAGGCGGTCAATGCCATCGGGGCTTCCCCGGCGGACATGGTCGCGATCCTGGAAGCGCTGAAACAGGCTGGCGCGATGAAAGCGGAACTGGTGGTGTTGTGA
- a CDS encoding rod-binding protein — protein MQISTVSGTSGQTASSTNKAGLEKAAQQFEAIFLRQMIGAMRSASLADGITDSSASDQFRDMADARTADSMATKGSLGIAELLLKQFSPPSSVPAPDGPTPAEGA, from the coding sequence ATGCAGATATCGACGGTTTCCGGAACGAGCGGCCAGACCGCGTCATCCACGAACAAGGCGGGGCTGGAAAAGGCCGCGCAGCAGTTCGAGGCCATTTTCCTGCGCCAGATGATCGGCGCGATGCGTTCGGCCAGCCTTGCCGACGGGATCACCGATTCCAGCGCCAGCGACCAGTTCCGCGACATGGCCGATGCGCGCACGGCAGATTCCATGGCGACCAAGGGTAGCCTGGGCATTGCCGAACTGCTGTTGAAGCAATTTTCGCCCCCATCATCAGTCCCCGCGCCTGACGGGCCGACGCCGGCGGAGGGCGCATGA
- the flgK gene encoding flagellar hook-associated protein FlgK — protein MSDLFIIGASGTRAYRAAMAAVSENIANASTDGFARRSVTTVESGSSTATMSMYISKANFGGTQISSVNRATDPYLDASVRMTSMALGSSTARLRWQNDIETALNDTGTGVGQLMTGMFQNMDKLAASPSDTSLRVTTLDSISRVAESFRQTAADLENISAGINTEAQASVQTINQQLSALADINNSLLRAQPGTSAYAQLLDSRDSALQTLSGNLNVTIGFGAHETAEISYNGQTLVSGDSAAALAVTASDTDGRLSLSLSDGTALTAPSNGTLGGLFASADTTAERRASLDTLAEQFVNNVNSWHAQGVTDSGAAGAPLLSYGGGAASITALDVEPSGLATRSADGTLNGNLLTVSSVLRGAGSVEQGWTTLITSNANLLTATKAENTTAQSRSDQAVAAREAVSGVDLDMEAADLLRLQQAYSGCAKVLQIAKETVDSILQII, from the coding sequence ATGAGCGATCTTTTCATCATCGGCGCATCGGGCACCCGCGCCTATCGCGCCGCCATGGCGGCGGTTTCGGAAAATATCGCCAACGCCAGTACCGACGGATTTGCCCGTCGGTCGGTGACGACGGTGGAATCCGGTTCGTCGACCGCCACCATGTCGATGTATATTTCCAAGGCAAATTTCGGCGGCACCCAGATATCCAGCGTCAACCGCGCCACCGATCCCTATCTGGACGCATCGGTGCGCATGACGTCGATGGCGCTAGGCAGTTCGACGGCCCGTCTGCGTTGGCAGAACGACATCGAAACCGCGCTCAACGATACCGGAACGGGCGTTGGCCAGTTGATGACCGGCATGTTCCAGAACATGGACAAGCTGGCGGCCAGCCCCAGCGATACCTCGCTGCGCGTGACCACGCTGGACAGCATTTCCCGCGTTGCCGAATCCTTCCGCCAGACGGCGGCGGACCTGGAAAATATCTCGGCCGGCATCAACACCGAAGCGCAGGCATCGGTGCAGACGATCAACCAGCAGCTGTCGGCGCTGGCAGACATCAACAACAGCCTGCTGCGGGCACAACCGGGCACATCGGCCTATGCCCAGTTGCTCGACAGCCGCGATTCCGCTCTGCAGACGCTATCGGGCAACCTCAATGTCACGATCGGCTTCGGCGCGCACGAGACGGCAGAGATCAGCTATAATGGCCAGACACTGGTATCGGGTGACAGCGCGGCCGCGCTGGCCGTCACGGCGTCGGATACGGACGGCCGCCTGTCGCTGTCCTTGAGCGATGGCACCGCGCTCACCGCACCGTCAAACGGGACGCTGGGTGGCCTTTTCGCATCGGCGGATACGACGGCGGAACGGCGGGCCAGCCTCGACACGCTGGCGGAACAGTTCGTTAACAACGTCAATAGCTGGCACGCACAAGGCGTGACGGATTCGGGCGCGGCCGGCGCGCCCCTGCTGTCCTATGGCGGCGGGGCGGCCAGCATAACGGCGCTGGATGTCGAACCGTCGGGCCTCGCCACGCGATCGGCCGATGGCACGCTGAACGGCAATCTGCTGACGGTGTCGTCGGTCCTGCGCGGCGCGGGCAGCGTCGAGCAGGGCTGGACCACGTTAATCACCAGCAACGCCAATCTGCTGACCGCAACCAAGGCGGAGAACACCACGGCGCAAAGCCGCAGCGACCAGGCGGTTGCCGCGCGCGAGGCCGTGAGCGGCGTCGATCTCGATATGGAAGCGGCCGACCTGCTGCGTCTGCAACAGGCCTATTCGGGCTGCGCCAAGGTGCTGCAGATCGCCAAGGAGACCGTCGATTCCATCCTGCAGATCATCTGA
- a CDS encoding flagellin produces MVGITNKILLAEIRRQQQLSQSIVDGQTAISTGVTLTKPSDDALAWVQVSDIGRAQAQQSAWQTNVSYGTTRAGNAESNLEEMNNLLTRAQELVTSARNGSLNDTSAAAIAEELKTIRTTIGELLNQKDYQGVSVFDDGQSVLVPVSRGLNLAVVGTKQEISEGIDIDGTPMSIDDILGKAIDAVQGGSDTDVASALDAILAGQDRIVVERAKQGVRSDRLDVIGTRLTDVDMTLDERRQSLESADLTTVISTVKAQLLQLEAAQSAFARINQQTLFDLIK; encoded by the coding sequence ATGGTAGGCATCACCAACAAGATCCTGCTCGCCGAAATCCGTCGGCAGCAGCAACTGTCGCAGAGCATCGTCGACGGGCAGACGGCGATCTCCACCGGCGTGACCCTGACCAAGCCGTCCGACGACGCACTGGCCTGGGTCCAGGTATCCGACATTGGCCGCGCCCAGGCGCAGCAGTCGGCCTGGCAGACCAACGTCAGCTATGGCACGACCCGCGCAGGCAATGCTGAATCCAACCTTGAGGAGATGAACAATCTCCTCACACGCGCGCAGGAACTGGTGACATCGGCCCGCAACGGATCGCTGAACGACACCAGTGCCGCCGCAATCGCCGAAGAATTGAAGACGATCCGCACGACGATCGGCGAACTGCTCAACCAGAAGGACTATCAGGGCGTCTCTGTATTCGATGACGGCCAGAGCGTGCTGGTGCCGGTGAGCCGCGGCCTCAATTTGGCGGTGGTCGGAACCAAGCAGGAAATTTCCGAGGGCATCGACATCGACGGGACGCCGATGTCGATCGACGATATATTAGGCAAGGCCATCGATGCCGTGCAGGGCGGTTCGGACACGGACGTGGCCAGTGCGCTCGATGCGATTCTGGCAGGCCAGGATCGCATCGTGGTCGAACGCGCCAAGCAGGGCGTGCGCAGTGACAGGCTCGATGTCATCGGCACGCGGCTGACCGATGTCGACATGACGCTCGATGAGCGTCGCCAGTCGCTGGAATCGGCAGATCTGACCACGGTGATTTCCACGGTGAAGGCCCAGTTGCTGCAGTTGGAAGCCGCGCAGTCGGCCTTTGCCCGGATCAATCAACAGACGCTGTTCGATCTGATCAAGTGA
- the motA gene encoding flagellar motor stator protein MotA, whose protein sequence is MFAVIGLVVLIVMVFGGFIFTGGDIGPVLHALPHEMLIIGGAAVGALIIGNSGADLKALGGGLAKVFKGPQYKKQDFLDCIFLVSKLMKTLRVEGPVALEPHIEDPGSSTIFTEYPRLMKDKTLIHLISDTLRLVVVSSGTLDPHAVEEVMDNSLKTHHHETLKPADNLQGLADALPALGIVAAVLGVVKTMGSIDQPPAILGAMIGSALVGTFLGVLLAYGMVNPFANRCRSVIEADGAMYHVVKQIIIASLHGHPQPLVIEAARSSLTHANQPAFAEVFDGMRGK, encoded by the coding sequence ATGTTCGCAGTTATCGGCCTCGTCGTCCTGATCGTCATGGTGTTTGGCGGGTTCATCTTCACCGGCGGCGATATCGGCCCGGTCCTGCACGCACTGCCGCATGAAATGCTGATCATCGGTGGCGCGGCTGTCGGCGCGCTCATCATCGGCAATTCAGGCGCGGATCTCAAGGCGCTGGGCGGCGGCCTCGCCAAGGTGTTCAAGGGACCGCAATATAAGAAGCAGGATTTTCTCGACTGCATCTTCCTGGTCAGCAAGCTGATGAAGACGCTGCGCGTCGAAGGGCCGGTGGCGCTCGAACCCCATATCGAGGATCCGGGCAGCTCCACCATCTTCACCGAATATCCCCGCCTGATGAAGGACAAGACGCTGATCCACCTGATCAGCGACACGCTGCGCCTGGTGGTGGTATCGTCCGGCACGCTCGATCCGCATGCGGTCGAGGAGGTGATGGACAACAGCCTCAAGACCCATCACCACGAAACGCTCAAGCCTGCAGACAATCTGCAGGGCCTGGCCGACGCCCTCCCTGCCCTCGGCATCGTCGCGGCGGTGCTGGGCGTGGTCAAGACCATGGGATCGATCGATCAGCCGCCCGCCATTCTGGGCGCGATGATCGGTTCGGCCCTGGTCGGCACCTTCCTGGGCGTGTTGCTGGCCTATGGCATGGTCAATCCGTTCGCCAATCGCTGCCGCAGCGTGATCGAGGCGGACGGCGCCATGTATCATGTCGTCAAGCAGATCATCATCGCCTCGCTGCACGGACATCCGCAACCGCTGGTGATCGAGGCCGCCCGCTCCAGCCTGACCCATGCGAACCAGCCGGCCTTCGCCGAAGTGTTTGACGGCATGCGGGGCAAATAA
- a CDS encoding flagellar motor protein MotB, with protein sequence MAEKKRGANEPEPRPIIVKKIIVEGHGGHHGGAWKVAYADFVTAMMAFFLLMWLLGATTEKQRKALADYFTPTLVELKMNSAGSTGMFGGDSLMAKENYPTTGGQGNLAITIPRDATGTKDQGGKAMRAADRQKFEKIKKQLEDRMSKKGLANLRKNVRFTETREGLRIDLIDEADFAMFRSGTDQLVPEARALIAEVSDALQTMPNPLIVRGHTDGLPYASGRTMNNWMLSSARAETTRKALADTGIPNSRFARIEGVADREPFVKTDVYDPRNRRMSIILGWTRGGGSDNSDSEEQDAETQAAIKERDNPQRVAREQMQKLDMGGTALPAGAALINPTAAGTSSKPGKH encoded by the coding sequence ATGGCCGAGAAGAAGCGCGGGGCGAACGAGCCCGAACCCCGGCCGATCATCGTCAAGAAGATCATCGTCGAGGGGCATGGCGGCCATCATGGCGGCGCCTGGAAAGTGGCCTATGCCGACTTCGTGACGGCGATGATGGCCTTCTTCCTGCTGATGTGGCTGCTAGGCGCGACCACCGAGAAGCAGCGCAAGGCGCTGGCCGATTATTTCACCCCGACGCTGGTCGAGCTGAAGATGAATTCGGCCGGGTCGACCGGCATGTTCGGCGGTGACAGCCTGATGGCGAAGGAAAATTATCCCACTACCGGTGGCCAGGGCAATCTGGCCATCACCATCCCGCGCGACGCCACTGGCACCAAGGATCAGGGCGGCAAGGCGATGCGGGCGGCCGATCGCCAGAAATTCGAGAAGATCAAAAAGCAGCTTGAAGACCGCATGTCCAAGAAGGGCCTTGCGAATCTGCGCAAGAATGTGCGCTTCACCGAGACCCGGGAAGGGTTGCGCATCGACCTGATCGACGAGGCCGATTTCGCGATGTTCCGGTCGGGTACCGATCAGTTGGTCCCCGAAGCCCGGGCTCTGATCGCCGAAGTGTCGGACGCGCTGCAGACCATGCCCAACCCGCTGATCGTGCGCGGCCATACTGATGGCCTGCCCTATGCCTCGGGGCGGACCATGAACAACTGGATGCTGTCGTCCGCGCGCGCCGAAACGACGCGCAAGGCGCTGGCTGACACCGGCATTCCAAACAGCCGCTTTGCCCGGATCGAAGGCGTCGCCGATCGCGAGCCCTTCGTGAAGACCGACGTCTATGACCCGCGCAACCGGCGCATGTCGATCATCCTGGGCTGGACCCGGGGCGGCGGCAGCGACAATAGCGACAGCGAGGAACAGGATGCCGAAACCCAGGCGGCGATCAAGGAGCGGGATAATCCGCAACGCGTTGCCCGCGAACAGATGCAGAAGCTGGATATGGGCGGCACGGCCCTGCCGGCCGGCGCGGCGCTGATCAATCCGACGGCGGCGGGCACATCATCCAAGCCGGGCAAGCATTAA
- a CDS encoding tyrosine-protein phosphatase — MKRTYGAAVALALLLVPVSASAGTVTGAQVERIAPDRLKLSWADAGMVDVYMADGADVPVNRAILVSRLDGDGTYEQTVPAGTRPYFLVRDHRSGATLRVSERLVPLDHGSNFRDVGGYVGAGGKHVRWGMIYRSGATPLISDADAKLIGGLHLANMVDLRSSEERQLAPTKIEGVPYHAVGYSMATLMAAMRPAASGTGAAGTAGNGAGLYSAMPEMLAPQLRLLFGRLLAKEGPVVFNCSAGQDRTGFAAAMILSALAVPRDVIIADYHLSTQYRRPEYEMGKIDPNAFPDNVAAQMFARYHANPAAAKPQILKTPDGKPLLAFAFDAIDQRYGSVDAYLEKVVGLTKVDIAALRATYLE, encoded by the coding sequence ATGAAGAGGACATATGGTGCCGCAGTCGCGCTGGCACTGCTGCTCGTGCCGGTATCGGCGTCTGCCGGGACGGTCACGGGCGCGCAGGTCGAACGCATTGCTCCGGATCGGCTAAAGCTCAGCTGGGCCGACGCAGGCATGGTCGATGTCTACATGGCGGATGGCGCGGACGTGCCCGTCAATAGGGCAATATTGGTGTCGCGCCTGGACGGGGATGGCACTTACGAACAAACCGTGCCGGCCGGCACGCGCCCTTATTTTCTGGTGCGCGACCATCGGAGCGGCGCGACCCTGCGCGTTTCGGAACGTCTCGTGCCGCTCGATCACGGCTCCAATTTTCGGGATGTTGGCGGCTATGTGGGCGCAGGTGGCAAGCATGTCCGCTGGGGCATGATCTATCGCTCCGGTGCGACGCCGCTGATTTCGGATGCCGATGCGAAGCTGATAGGCGGCCTGCACCTGGCCAACATGGTCGACCTGCGCTCCAGCGAGGAGCGCCAGCTTGCTCCCACGAAGATCGAGGGGGTTCCCTATCATGCCGTCGGCTATTCGATGGCGACGCTGATGGCGGCGATGCGCCCGGCGGCCAGCGGCACGGGGGCAGCGGGTACGGCCGGCAATGGCGCCGGCCTCTATTCCGCCATGCCCGAAATGCTGGCACCACAATTACGCCTGCTTTTCGGGCGGCTGCTCGCGAAGGAAGGGCCGGTCGTCTTCAACTGTTCGGCGGGACAGGATCGCACCGGCTTTGCCGCCGCCATGATCTTGTCGGCCCTCGCCGTGCCGCGCGATGTGATCATCGCAGATTATCATCTTTCCACCCAATATCGTCGACCCGAATATGAGATGGGCAAGATCGATCCCAACGCCTTTCCGGACAATGTCGCGGCCCAAATGTTCGCCCGCTATCATGCCAATCCGGCGGCGGCGAAACCGCAGATATTGAAAACGCCCGATGGCAAGCCTCTGCTCGCTTTCGCTTTTGACGCGATCGATCAGCGTTATGGCTCCGTCGATGCCTATCTGGAGAAGGTGGTTGGCCTTACCAAGGTCGACATTGCGGCACTGCGCGCCACCTATCTGGAATGA
- a CDS encoding ATP-binding protein — protein sequence MKQLRLWPQSLVGQIIVLVAIALFVAQAINFGLLLRERNRVELTSQTAPVVYRVINALDVRPDRWPGRDNREQGEDRDRDRRNVDFSTTRPTLTGKPRPDVEARAAAMFEDIGLTVHAIAAAEDSRIMPLRRWEQIRSRATGEAPRDHRVGRLTLAVEYEPGKWLSTEARIGSRPPRFGGWLVAQTLILYVIVLIPLLWMGRRFASPLKQLTGSARQFARTGLADPVEESGPGDVRQLTTAFNAMRARIIAMLDEKDRMLGAIGHDLRTPLASLRVRTESVEDDGERARMSETIEEMNRMLDDILSLARAGRSSEAAQKVDLTSLADAVVEDFIELGSPVDMIDSDRAVAFVRAQQIRRALRNLIENAIVYGDRAHVSVQHQDGMIRIVVADEGPGIAEEKMGEMMEPFTRLEGSRNRETGGAGLGLALVRAIMAEHGGALQLANRPGGGLEASLVLPA from the coding sequence GTGAAGCAATTGCGCCTTTGGCCGCAAAGCCTGGTTGGACAGATCATCGTCCTGGTCGCGATCGCGCTGTTCGTGGCGCAGGCGATCAATTTCGGCCTGCTGCTGCGCGAACGCAACCGGGTCGAGCTGACCAGCCAGACCGCGCCGGTCGTCTATCGCGTCATCAACGCGCTCGATGTCCGGCCCGATCGCTGGCCGGGGCGGGACAATCGGGAACAGGGCGAGGATCGTGACCGGGATCGTCGCAATGTCGATTTTTCAACGACGCGCCCGACCCTGACCGGCAAGCCGCGCCCCGATGTCGAGGCGCGCGCCGCCGCCATGTTCGAGGATATCGGCCTCACCGTCCATGCGATCGCCGCGGCCGAGGATAGCCGCATCATGCCGCTGCGCCGCTGGGAACAGATACGCAGCCGCGCCACCGGGGAAGCGCCGCGCGACCATCGTGTCGGTCGCCTGACCCTTGCTGTCGAATATGAGCCGGGCAAATGGCTGTCGACGGAGGCGCGCATCGGCAGCCGCCCGCCACGCTTTGGCGGCTGGCTGGTCGCCCAGACGCTGATCCTCTACGTCATCGTCCTTATCCCCCTGCTCTGGATGGGGCGCCGTTTCGCCAGCCCGCTCAAGCAGCTCACCGGTTCCGCCCGCCAGTTCGCCAGGACCGGCTTGGCCGATCCGGTCGAGGAAAGCGGGCCGGGCGACGTGCGCCAGCTTACCACCGCCTTCAACGCCATGCGCGCCCGCATCATAGCCATGCTGGACGAGAAGGACCGGATGCTGGGCGCCATCGGCCATGATCTGCGCACGCCGCTCGCATCGCTGCGCGTCCGCACCGAATCGGTCGAGGATGATGGCGAGCGCGCCCGCATGTCCGAGACGATCGAGGAAATGAACCGGATGCTCGACGACATCCTCTCGCTCGCCCGCGCCGGCCGCAGCAGCGAGGCGGCGCAGAAGGTCGACCTCACCTCGCTCGCCGACGCTGTCGTGGAGGATTTCATCGAACTGGGGTCACCGGTCGACATGATCGACAGCGATCGCGCCGTCGCCTTCGTCCGCGCCCAGCAGATCCGTCGGGCTCTGCGCAACCTGATCGAAAATGCCATCGTCTATGGCGACCGCGCCCATGTCAGCGTCCAGCATCAGGACGGCATGATCCGCATCGTCGTCGCCGATGAAGGCCCCGGCATTGCCGAGGAGAAGATGGGCGAGATGATGGAGCCCTTCACCCGGCTCGAAGGCTCGCGCAACCGCGAGACCGGCGGCGCTGGCCTTGGCCTCGCGCTCGTCCGTGCAATCATGGCCGAACATGGCGGCGCGCTCCAGCTCGCCAACCGCCCCGGCGGCGGCCTCGAAGCCAGCCTCGTCCTCCCGGCCTGA
- a CDS encoding response regulator, with amino-acid sequence MSERPHLLLVDDERSIREPLAQYLSRNGFRVTAVENAAEARLRLAANAIDLVILDIMMPGEDGLSLCRHIRETSEIPVILLTARSEETDRIVGLEMGADDYVLKPFSPRELVARIKVIFRRVATGGQRVTAPDGATYAFAGWLLKTQERTLVDAEGVSLPLSTAEYNLMMAFATRPNQVLSRDQLLDITQGREANAFDRAIDNQISRLRKKIEPDAKNPTLIKTVWGGGYTLSAEVRKL; translated from the coding sequence ATGAGCGAACGTCCCCATCTCCTGCTCGTCGATGACGAGCGATCGATCCGCGAGCCGCTGGCCCAATATCTCTCCCGCAACGGCTTCCGCGTGACGGCGGTCGAGAATGCGGCGGAGGCGCGGCTGCGTCTGGCCGCCAATGCCATCGACCTCGTCATCCTCGACATCATGATGCCTGGCGAGGATGGCCTGTCGCTCTGTCGCCACATCCGCGAGACCAGCGAGATTCCGGTGATCCTGCTCACCGCCCGCTCCGAAGAGACCGACCGCATCGTCGGGCTGGAAATGGGGGCGGACGATTATGTGCTCAAACCCTTTTCGCCGCGCGAACTGGTCGCCCGTATCAAGGTGATCTTCCGCCGCGTCGCCACCGGCGGCCAGCGCGTCACCGCGCCTGACGGCGCCACCTATGCCTTTGCCGGCTGGTTGCTGAAGACGCAGGAACGCACCCTGGTCGATGCCGAGGGCGTCTCTCTGCCCCTCTCGACCGCCGAATATAATCTGATGATGGCCTTCGCCACCCGGCCCAATCAGGTGCTCAGCCGCGACCAGTTGCTCGACATCACCCAGGGGCGCGAGGCCAATGCCTTCGACCGGGCGATCGACAACCAGATCAGTCGCCTGCGCAAGAAGATCGAGCCCGATGCCAAGAACCCGACGCTGATCAAGACCGTCTGGGGCGGCGGCTACACTTTGTCGGCGGAGGTCCGCAAACTGTGA
- a CDS encoding EF-hand domain-containing protein: protein MLRKFFTTVAVGSLFVGGLAATHVAFAQDGGPGPRGMRGGPMMMADANKDGTLTKAELTAALEARFAKLDANKDGKLTKEDRDIRRQQRLDERFAALDTDKNGQISKAEFQAGHQPRADRGPEAGKPGGPDGKRWAGRGHGGPGRGMMHGGPGFGDADKDGTMTKAEFMAGPLAMFDKTDANKDGKVTAEEMKAARQAMRGPGRGHDRGPGRGPGADQAPPPPPPAN from the coding sequence ATGCTCCGCAAATTCTTCACCACCGTCGCGGTCGGTTCGCTGTTCGTCGGCGGGCTGGCGGCCACCCATGTCGCCTTCGCGCAGGATGGTGGTCCAGGTCCGCGCGGCATGCGTGGCGGCCCAATGATGATGGCCGATGCCAATAAGGATGGCACCCTCACCAAGGCGGAACTGACCGCTGCGCTCGAAGCCCGCTTTGCCAAGCTTGACGCCAACAAGGATGGCAAGCTGACCAAGGAGGATCGCGACATCCGCCGTCAGCAGCGCCTGGACGAACGCTTCGCCGCGCTCGACACCGACAAGAATGGCCAGATCAGCAAGGCCGAGTTCCAGGCCGGCCACCAGCCGCGCGCCGATCGCGGCCCTGAAGCCGGCAAGCCCGGCGGCCCCGACGGCAAGCGCTGGGCCGGGCGTGGCCATGGTGGCCCGGGTCGCGGCATGATGCACGGCGGCCCCGGCTTCGGTGATGCCGACAAGGACGGCACCATGACCAAGGCGGAATTCATGGCCGGCCCGCTCGCCATGTTCGACAAGACCGACGCCAACAAGGACGGCAAGGTCACGGCCGAGGAAATGAAGGCGGCCCGCCAGGCGATGCGTGGTCCGGGGCGCGGCCATGATCGTGGTCCGGGCCGTGGCCCCGGCGCCGACCAGGCACCGCCGCCTCCGCCGCCGGCCAACTGA
- a CDS encoding argininosuccinate synthase, giving the protein MSDKINRIVLAFSGGLDTSVILKWLQQTYQCEVVTFTADLGQGEELEPARAKARLMGVKEEHIFIDDLREEFVKDYVFPMMRGNALYEGLYLLGTSIARPLIAKRQIEIAKMLGADAVSHGATGKGNDQVRFELGYYALQPDIKVIAPWREWDLTSRTRLIEFAEQHQIPIPRDKRGESPFSTDANMLHTSSEGKVLEDPWEETPDFVYSRTVNPEDAPDAPEYITVDFERGDGVAINGIAMSPATLLETLNEYGRKHGIGRLDLVENRFVGMKSRGMYETPGGTIYHLAHRGIEQITLDRGAAHLKDELAPKYAELIYNGFWFSPEREMLQAAIDHSQEKVTGTVRLKLYKGGVYVVGRKSPYTLYSEKVVTFEDDAGAYDQRDAAGFIKLNALRLRLLGRRDGL; this is encoded by the coding sequence ATGTCCGACAAGATCAATCGTATCGTCCTCGCCTTTTCGGGCGGCCTCGACACCAGCGTGATCCTGAAATGGTTGCAGCAGACCTATCAGTGCGAAGTCGTCACCTTCACCGCCGATCTCGGCCAGGGCGAGGAACTGGAACCCGCCCGCGCCAAGGCCCGCCTGATGGGCGTCAAGGAAGAGCATATCTTCATCGACGACCTGCGCGAGGAATTCGTGAAGGATTATGTCTTCCCGATGATGCGCGGCAATGCGCTCTATGAAGGCCTCTATCTGCTCGGCACCTCGATCGCCCGTCCGCTGATCGCCAAGCGCCAGATCGAGATCGCCAAGATGCTGGGTGCCGACGCCGTCAGCCATGGCGCCACCGGCAAGGGCAATGATCAGGTCCGCTTTGAACTGGGCTATTACGCGCTTCAGCCCGACATCAAGGTGATCGCCCCCTGGCGCGAATGGGATCTCACCAGCCGCACCCGGCTGATCGAATTCGCCGAACAGCATCAGATTCCGATCCCGCGCGACAAGCGTGGCGAAAGCCCCTTCTCGACCGACGCGAACATGCTGCACACCAGCTCCGAGGGCAAGGTACTGGAGGATCCGTGGGAGGAAACCCCGGACTTCGTCTATTCGCGCACCGTCAACCCGGAAGACGCGCCCGACGCGCCCGAATATATCACGGTCGATTTCGAGCGTGGCGACGGCGTCGCGATCAACGGCATCGCCATGTCGCCCGCGACGCTGCTCGAAACCCTCAACGAATATGGCCGCAAGCATGGCATCGGCCGTCTCGACCTGGTCGAGAACCGCTTCGTGGGCATGAAGTCGCGCGGCATGTATGAAACGCCGGGCGGCACCATCTATCACCTGGCCCATCGCGGCATCGAACAGATCACGCTCGACCGTGGCGCTGCCCATCTGAAGGATGAGCTGGCTCCCAAATATGCCGAGCTGATCTATAACGGCTTCTGGTTCTCGCCCGAGCGCGAGATGCTCCAGGCCGCGATCGACCATAGCCAGGAAAAGGTGACCGGCACGGTCCGCCTGAAGCTGTACAAGGGCGGCGTCTATGTCGTCGGCCGCAAGTCGCCCTACACGCTCTACAGCGAGAAGGTCGTGACCTTCGAGGACGACGCCGGCGCCTATGACCAGCGCGACGCGGCGGGCTTCATCAAGCTCAATGCGCTGCGCCTGCGCCTGCTGGGTCGCCGCGACGGGCTTTGA